The Halanaerobium praevalens DSM 2228 genome contains a region encoding:
- a CDS encoding DUF624 domain-containing protein, translated as MQKKYLNYDGPLFSFFKLVYKILLLNFLWLFFSLALVSIGASTTALFYLSFKLVNKESIASIPQAFYQSFKLNFKKASLIWLILLTAFYLIYVNLININLIPVELAKYIYFLQLVVFFELLLISIYIFPLLARHHVDLFNAFKASFVMANRHFLTTIKCLSFFPLIYLVLSWNSFFVLFTAVFYALWVAYILKGLFIQYRT; from the coding sequence ATGCAGAAAAAATATCTCAATTATGACGGCCCTTTATTTAGTTTTTTTAAGTTAGTTTATAAAATTTTATTGCTTAATTTTCTCTGGCTTTTTTTTAGTTTAGCTTTAGTCAGTATTGGAGCCTCAACTACAGCTTTATTTTATCTTAGTTTTAAATTAGTAAATAAAGAAAGTATTGCCTCTATACCACAGGCTTTTTATCAAAGCTTTAAACTTAATTTTAAAAAAGCCAGCTTGATTTGGTTAATTTTACTAACTGCTTTTTATTTAATTTATGTTAATCTAATTAATATTAATTTAATTCCAGTTGAATTAGCAAAATATATCTATTTTTTACAACTTGTAGTCTTCTTTGAGCTTTTACTGATTAGCATTTATATTTTTCCACTTTTGGCCAGACATCATGTTGATTTATTTAATGCTTTCAAAGCATCTTTTGTAATGGCTAATCGCCATTTTTTAACTACTATTAAATGCCTCAGTTTTTTTCCGCTAATTTATTTAGTTTTGAGCTGGAATAGTTTTTTTGTACTTTTTACAGCTGTTTTTTATGCTTTATGGGTTGCTTATATTTTAAAAGGGTTATTTATTCAATATAGAACTTAG
- a CDS encoding glycoside hydrolase family 20 zincin-like fold domain-containing protein, whose amino-acid sequence MYILPQPQSMKITDSQFYLNYNSSIVIDPAFEPKIYNYAQILQKSIVKNLGFNLAIRKSQTQAKAIYLNLDSKLKAESYQLKIEKDKIIILAAAKEGLLFGVQTLRQIIKQYGAVLPCLEIEDYPELKNRGFYHDVSRGRIPKLAYLKKLAAKMSYYKLNQLQLYIEHSFLFEDFSEVWRDDTPLTAADIMDLDRYCNKLNIDLIPSLASFGHLYKVLSTKSYQHLAELKGAAKKEFSFLDRMQHHTIDASNPESLKFIKQMIAEFMPLFSSDYFNICADETFDLGQDRSQKLAAEIGSEKLYLNFVSELAEFVLANGKIPMFWGDIISKFPEKIKELPPEIICLNWGYAPQQSETAVKALAQAGAKQYLCPGVGGWNQILNLIKSSYQNITLMTDYAHQYQALGLLNTDWGDFGHFNHPEFSTMGLIYGANFAWNQKPLEFKEINQQISLLEYGDPSEKIGAIIAELSQQSKFGWEMIVRFQEMNKLKRADQRVTAYFADFEPDLVKKANQKIKKQVQKIYQSLSSVALDKKSKLQAYLIAAQAMLLFNKIALLINNLKSGNLKSELKSNFNSKQLAVDLEYFLKDYHQLWLSISRESEFYRIRDIINWYADYLRDLN is encoded by the coding sequence ATGTATATTTTGCCTCAACCTCAATCAATGAAAATAACTGATTCTCAATTTTATTTAAATTATAATAGTTCAATAGTAATTGATCCAGCTTTTGAGCCCAAAATTTATAATTATGCTCAAATTTTGCAAAAATCAATAGTTAAAAACTTAGGCTTTAACTTAGCAATTAGAAAATCTCAAACTCAAGCCAAAGCTATTTATTTAAATTTAGATTCTAAATTAAAAGCAGAATCCTATCAGCTTAAAATTGAAAAAGATAAGATTATCATTTTAGCAGCTGCCAAAGAAGGACTATTATTTGGAGTTCAAACTTTAAGACAGATTATTAAACAATACGGGGCAGTCTTGCCTTGCTTGGAAATAGAGGATTATCCCGAGCTTAAAAATAGAGGCTTTTATCATGATGTGAGTCGAGGTAGGATTCCTAAGTTAGCTTATTTAAAAAAATTAGCTGCTAAAATGAGTTATTATAAACTTAATCAATTACAACTTTATATAGAACATAGTTTTTTATTTGAAGATTTTAGTGAAGTTTGGCGTGATGATACCCCCTTAACAGCAGCCGATATTATGGATTTAGATCGATATTGTAATAAATTAAATATTGATTTGATTCCTTCTTTAGCTTCTTTTGGTCACTTATATAAAGTTTTGAGTACTAAAAGTTATCAGCATTTAGCTGAACTTAAAGGAGCTGCCAAAAAAGAATTTTCTTTTTTAGATCGAATGCAGCATCACACTATTGATGCTTCTAATCCAGAAAGTCTCAAATTTATCAAGCAAATGATTGCAGAATTTATGCCCTTATTTAGTTCTGATTATTTTAATATTTGTGCTGATGAAACTTTTGATTTAGGTCAAGACCGCAGCCAAAAATTAGCAGCTGAGATTGGAAGTGAAAAACTTTATTTAAATTTTGTCAGTGAGTTAGCAGAATTTGTTTTAGCAAATGGTAAAATCCCAATGTTTTGGGGAGATATTATATCTAAATTTCCCGAAAAAATTAAAGAACTGCCCCCAGAAATAATCTGTTTAAATTGGGGCTATGCCCCTCAGCAGTCAGAGACTGCAGTTAAGGCTCTAGCTCAAGCTGGAGCTAAACAATACCTTTGTCCAGGAGTTGGAGGCTGGAATCAAATTCTTAATTTAATCAAATCTTCTTATCAAAATATAACCTTAATGACAGATTATGCTCATCAATATCAGGCACTGGGGCTTTTAAATACCGACTGGGGAGATTTTGGTCATTTTAATCATCCCGAATTTTCGACTATGGGTCTCATTTATGGAGCTAATTTTGCTTGGAATCAGAAGCCGCTGGAATTTAAAGAAATTAATCAACAGATTTCTTTATTAGAATATGGAGATCCTTCAGAAAAAATAGGGGCCATAATAGCAGAATTGAGTCAGCAAAGCAAATTTGGTTGGGAAATGATTGTTCGCTTTCAAGAAATGAATAAACTAAAAAGAGCTGACCAAAGAGTAACTGCTTATTTTGCTGATTTTGAGCCTGATTTAGTTAAAAAAGCAAATCAAAAAATAAAAAAACAGGTCCAAAAAATATATCAAAGCTTAAGTTCGGTTGCTTTAGACAAAAAATCCAAGCTGCAGGCCTATTTAATAGCTGCTCAAGCTATGCTTTTATTTAATAAAATAGCTTTGTTAATTAATAATTTAAAATCTGGCAATCTGAAATCAGAGTTAAAATCTAATTTTAATTCAAAGCAGCTGGCAGTTGATTTAGAATATTTTTTAAAGGATTATCATCAACTCTGGTTAAGTATTAGTCGGGAATCTGAATTTTATCGAATTAGAGATATAATTAATTGGTATGCAGATTATTTAAGAGATTTAAATTAA
- a CDS encoding glycoside hydrolase family 130 protein — MKNKVIADTLKNIPWQKKPKNLKDPVWRYQDNPIIKRDEQKFSNSIFNSAVVPYQDKFAGVFRCDSKSISMDIFVGFSDDGINWEIESDPIEFKGAEPEILKREYRYDPRVTKIGDKYYISWCNGYHGPTIGLAYTTDFKEFYQLENAFLPFNRNGVLFPRKINGKYAMLSRPSDNGHTPFGDIFYSQSPDLEYWGHHRHVMGTYPGDKSAWQSTKIGPGPVPIETEIGWLLIYHGVINTCNGFVYRMGVAILDREQPWQVKYRSKNYILAPQKLYECVGDVPNVVFPCASLVDAATGRIAIYYGCADTVTGLAFTTVDQLIAYAQENPLEA; from the coding sequence ATGAAAAATAAAGTTATAGCTGATACTTTAAAAAATATTCCTTGGCAAAAAAAGCCTAAAAACTTAAAAGATCCTGTTTGGAGATATCAGGATAATCCAATTATTAAGCGGGATGAGCAGAAATTTTCAAATAGTATTTTTAATAGTGCAGTTGTACCGTATCAAGATAAATTTGCCGGTGTTTTTCGCTGTGATAGTAAATCAATTAGTATGGATATTTTTGTTGGCTTTAGTGATGATGGAATAAATTGGGAAATAGAATCAGATCCAATTGAATTTAAAGGTGCTGAGCCAGAAATTTTAAAAAGAGAATATAGATATGATCCGCGAGTAACTAAAATTGGTGATAAATACTATATTAGTTGGTGTAATGGTTATCATGGTCCAACAATTGGACTTGCTTATACTACAGATTTTAAAGAATTTTATCAATTAGAAAATGCATTTTTACCTTTTAATCGGAATGGAGTTTTATTCCCCCGAAAAATAAATGGTAAATATGCAATGCTGAGCCGTCCTAGTGATAATGGGCATACTCCTTTTGGGGATATTTTTTATAGTCAGAGTCCTGATTTAGAGTACTGGGGCCACCACCGGCATGTAATGGGTACTTATCCAGGTGATAAATCTGCTTGGCAGTCGACCAAGATTGGCCCAGGCCCTGTTCCTATTGAAACGGAAATCGGCTGGCTGTTAATTTACCATGGAGTAATTAATACTTGTAATGGTTTTGTTTATCGAATGGGAGTAGCAATTTTAGATCGTGAGCAGCCTTGGCAGGTTAAATATCGTTCTAAAAACTATATTTTAGCACCCCAAAAATTGTATGAGTGTGTAGGAGATGTCCCAAATGTTGTTTTCCCTTGTGCTAGTCTAGTTGATGCTGCAACAGGCAGAATTGCTATTTATTATGGTTGTGCTGATACTGTAACAGGTTTAGCCTTTACTACTGTGGATCAACTAATCGCTTATGCCCAAGAAAATCCACTTGAAGCTTAA
- a CDS encoding ABC transporter substrate-binding protein: MKKKIFLTCLLVSFLLIFSLTTLAKDVPTLKWITVGNGMPANYDKWQAEINQYLEKEIGVHLEIEVVSWGDWENRRNIVINSGEYFDLIFTDASRYTNEVKIGAFKDITKLVKENASELDAYIPDSYWKAVKVNNKIYSVPTYKDSSLTNYLVWDKNIVDKYNVAYQEDTSLASLTDDLKRIKKGENKSPLLLAQEGLTAITNQYDNLGTGLRFLGVQVRDQDRKVVNLLDQKEFVSKLEILHQWYKAGIINSDAPIITEVPQYRILQIAQGWSTAAKTVWGPNMGTEAVAVQYSAPIVSNRTVRGSLNAIYSGSRYPKKALELLELANLDPYFRDSLYYGLEGDNFVYNQAGKIERLNNNWGMAGYTQATFFTVSQLAEQEVNQWQEVQELNEKAFPSVMLGFDMDTSDYQNELANCISIYNKYKSILLTGSKAPKPLIAKIKAELEAAGFNKLQAEAQRQVDEFYNN; encoded by the coding sequence ATGAAAAAGAAAATATTTTTAACTTGTCTTTTAGTTTCCTTTTTACTTATCTTTTCTTTGACTACCTTAGCTAAAGATGTTCCAACTTTAAAATGGATTACAGTTGGGAATGGAATGCCGGCTAATTATGACAAATGGCAAGCAGAGATCAATCAATATTTAGAAAAAGAAATTGGAGTTCATCTCGAAATTGAAGTTGTGTCCTGGGGAGACTGGGAAAACAGACGCAATATTGTAATCAACTCAGGTGAATATTTCGACTTGATTTTTACTGATGCTTCTCGTTATACAAATGAAGTCAAAATTGGGGCTTTTAAAGATATTACAAAATTAGTTAAAGAAAATGCATCAGAACTTGATGCTTATATCCCGGATTCTTATTGGAAAGCAGTAAAAGTAAATAATAAAATTTATTCAGTTCCAACTTATAAAGATTCTTCTTTAACAAATTATTTAGTTTGGGATAAAAATATTGTAGATAAATATAATGTTGCTTATCAGGAAGATACTAGTTTAGCTTCTCTAACAGATGATTTAAAAAGAATCAAAAAGGGAGAAAACAAAAGTCCTTTACTTTTAGCTCAAGAAGGCTTAACAGCTATCACAAATCAGTATGATAATTTAGGTACTGGTTTAAGATTTTTAGGAGTTCAGGTTAGAGATCAAGATAGAAAAGTTGTTAATCTTTTAGATCAAAAAGAATTTGTATCTAAATTAGAAATTTTACATCAATGGTATAAAGCTGGAATCATCAACTCAGATGCTCCAATAATTACTGAAGTACCACAATATCGCATTTTACAGATTGCTCAAGGTTGGTCTACAGCAGCCAAAACTGTTTGGGGACCAAATATGGGAACTGAAGCAGTAGCGGTTCAGTATTCCGCTCCAATTGTATCTAATAGAACTGTTAGAGGTTCTTTAAATGCAATTTATTCTGGGAGTAGATATCCCAAAAAAGCTTTAGAACTCTTAGAGTTGGCAAATCTAGATCCTTATTTTAGAGATTCTTTATATTACGGTTTAGAAGGGGATAATTTTGTTTATAATCAAGCAGGCAAAATTGAAAGATTAAATAATAACTGGGGAATGGCAGGTTATACTCAAGCTACTTTCTTTACAGTTTCTCAATTAGCAGAACAAGAAGTTAATCAGTGGCAAGAAGTACAAGAATTAAATGAAAAAGCTTTTCCCTCTGTCATGTTAGGCTTTGATATGGATACTAGTGATTATCAAAATGAACTTGCTAATTGTATTAGTATTTATAATAAATATAAAAGTATCCTTTTGACAGGTTCTAAAGCGCCTAAGCCGTTAATTGCTAAGATAAAGGCTGAATTAGAAGCTGCAGGTTTTAATAAATTACAAGCTGAAGCCCAAAGACAGGTAGATGAATTTTATAATAATTAA
- a CDS encoding carbohydrate ABC transporter permease codes for MEKPKRKKGINSISQKTNIIFNILLFIISISCIVPFLFVFVISISSEASIANYGYQLIPKELSFTAYKYLWQEKDMILNSLGISVFITVIGTLIGLLLSTTMGYVLSRPDYKLKSFFTWIVFIPMIFNGGMVASYVVNANILHLRNTIWALILPLLVSSFNVIICKTFFKTIIPDSIVESAKIDGASQLRIFTAIVLPIAKPLLATISLFLSFAFWNDWFLASLYISKRSLMPLQALLNNIQRNIEFIANNPSAGLSLQQYASQMPAEGVRMAIAVVIVVPIALVYPFFQKYFVSGLTIGAVKG; via the coding sequence ATGGAGAAGCCAAAAAGAAAAAAGGGGATTAATAGTATTTCTCAAAAAACAAATATTATTTTTAATATATTACTTTTTATAATTTCGATTTCATGTATTGTTCCTTTTTTATTTGTTTTTGTAATTTCTATTAGTTCCGAAGCTTCGATTGCCAATTATGGTTATCAATTAATTCCTAAAGAACTGTCTTTTACAGCCTATAAATATTTATGGCAGGAAAAAGATATGATTTTAAATTCACTTGGAATTTCAGTCTTTATTACAGTAATTGGGACTTTAATCGGACTTTTATTATCTACAACAATGGGCTATGTACTTTCAAGGCCAGATTATAAGTTAAAAAGTTTTTTTACTTGGATTGTTTTTATTCCCATGATTTTTAATGGAGGGATGGTTGCAAGTTATGTAGTTAATGCAAATATTTTACATTTAAGAAATACAATTTGGGCTTTAATTTTACCACTTTTGGTATCTTCTTTTAATGTTATTATTTGTAAAACATTTTTTAAGACAATTATTCCAGATTCAATTGTAGAATCAGCAAAAATAGACGGGGCCAGCCAATTGCGAATTTTTACAGCAATTGTTTTGCCAATAGCTAAACCTTTACTTGCTACAATAAGTCTCTTTTTAAGTTTTGCTTTTTGGAATGATTGGTTTCTTGCCTCATTATATATCAGTAAAAGATCTTTGATGCCTTTACAGGCATTATTAAATAATATTCAGAGAAATATCGAATTTATAGCAAATAATCCTTCAGCAGGACTTTCCTTACAACAATATGCAAGTCAGATGCCAGCTGAAGGTGTCAGGATGGCCATTGCTGTTGTAATTGTAGTGCCAATTGCTTTAGTTTATCCTTTTTTTCAGAAATATTTTGTTTCTGGTTTAACAATTGGAGCAGTTAAGGGCTAG
- a CDS encoding ABC transporter permease, with protein MRKKWTRDDTELTLLAIPTFIWYILFSFLPMFGVLIAFKKYQVFPGESFLYNIVNSNWVGFDNFKYILQSNSFLILLRNTLAYNITFIILGIFISVTLAIIISLIYGKWRSKIYQTFMFFPHFLSWVVVSYFFYAFFSYDKGVLNSILNYFHLNSIQWYMESKYWPYILIIVQLWKTTGYNTVIYLASIMGIDPSLYEAAVIDGASTWQQVKHITIPSIRPIVIMMFILNTGRIFFSDFGLFYQVTRGIPAPIYDTVSTIDTYVYQSLLSSTPIGMTTAVTLLQSVACCITILLANWIVKKIDKDYAII; from the coding sequence ATGAGAAAAAAATGGACAAGAGATGATACTGAGTTAACACTATTAGCAATCCCAACTTTTATTTGGTATATTTTATTTAGTTTTTTACCAATGTTTGGAGTCTTAATTGCATTTAAAAAGTATCAAGTATTTCCTGGAGAAAGCTTCTTATATAATATTGTTAATAGTAATTGGGTTGGTTTTGATAATTTTAAATACATATTGCAGTCAAATAGTTTTTTGATTTTATTAAGAAATACTTTAGCTTATAATATTACTTTTATTATTTTAGGAATTTTTATTTCTGTAACTTTAGCGATTATAATTAGCTTAATTTATGGTAAATGGAGATCTAAAATATATCAAACCTTTATGTTTTTTCCTCATTTTTTATCTTGGGTAGTAGTTAGTTATTTTTTCTATGCTTTTTTTAGTTATGATAAAGGAGTTTTAAATAGTATTTTAAATTATTTTCATTTAAATTCTATTCAGTGGTATATGGAGTCTAAATACTGGCCTTATATTTTAATTATTGTTCAGTTGTGGAAAACTACAGGTTATAATACTGTTATTTACTTAGCCAGTATTATGGGGATTGATCCTTCACTTTACGAAGCTGCTGTGATCGATGGAGCCTCTACCTGGCAGCAGGTAAAACATATTACTATTCCAAGTATTAGACCAATTGTAATTATGATGTTTATTTTAAATACAGGTCGCATTTTCTTTTCTGATTTCGGTTTATTTTATCAGGTTACAAGAGGTATACCCGCCCCAATTTATGATACTGTTTCAACTATTGATACTTATGTTTATCAATCATTATTATCTTCTACTCCGATTGGCATGACAACAGCAGTTACTCTTTTACAGTCAGTTGCTTGCTGTATTACAATTTTATTAGCTAACTGGATAGTTAAAAAAATAGATAAGGATTATGCAATAATTTAG
- a CDS encoding substrate-binding domain-containing protein, translating to MKKITMQDIADDLNVSRVTVWKVLNGKEGVSFELKEKIIKKAKELGYLKAEMPEEKVEPKQSKKISVLISRPESSVFWINIIHAVAKELDQYDLNLVYTYLPPKYEEGYTLPDILKEDKKIDGILIMNVYDAKLLEMINQLELPKVYLDLVSKFKLEKITGDLILLEGKTAVQKITKHLIENGKKKLGFIGDINYALTNKKRYQGFTTALKNKGLEIENKYCLTKEIGIYSYYTEISNFLDQLETLPDAFVCASDFIANFLMRYFIENGIKVPEDIALSGYDGNNEYSMIAGKLTTVKVETDYLGKRLADQLIYRIKNPNSPIGITNIYSKVLWGDSTKFS from the coding sequence ATGAAAAAAATCACAATGCAAGATATTGCAGATGACTTAAATGTTTCACGGGTTACAGTCTGGAAAGTTTTGAACGGAAAAGAGGGAGTTTCTTTTGAGTTAAAAGAAAAAATAATAAAAAAAGCTAAAGAATTAGGCTATCTCAAAGCTGAGATGCCTGAAGAAAAAGTTGAACCAAAACAAAGCAAAAAAATTTCTGTTTTAATTTCAAGACCAGAATCTTCTGTTTTCTGGATTAATATTATTCATGCTGTGGCCAAAGAGCTAGATCAATATGACTTAAATTTAGTTTACACATATTTACCTCCAAAATACGAAGAAGGCTATACTTTACCTGATATTTTAAAAGAAGATAAAAAGATTGATGGTATTTTAATTATGAATGTTTATGATGCTAAATTATTAGAAATGATTAATCAATTAGAATTACCAAAAGTCTATTTGGATCTTGTTAGTAAGTTTAAACTTGAAAAAATAACAGGCGATTTGATACTTTTGGAAGGTAAAACAGCTGTCCAAAAAATAACCAAACATTTAATTGAAAATGGCAAAAAGAAACTTGGTTTTATTGGAGACATTAATTATGCTTTAACAAATAAAAAACGCTACCAAGGATTTACAACTGCTTTAAAAAACAAGGGTTTAGAAATAGAAAATAAATACTGCTTAACTAAAGAAATTGGTATTTATTCTTATTATACCGAAATATCTAATTTTTTAGATCAGCTAGAAACATTGCCTGATGCTTTTGTTTGTGCTAGTGACTTTATCGCTAATTTTTTAATGAGATATTTTATTGAAAATGGGATTAAGGTACCAGAAGATATTGCTTTATCTGGCTATGACGGTAATAATGAATATTCAATGATTGCCGGCAAATTAACAACTGTTAAGGTGGAAACTGATTATTTAGGTAAAAGATTAGCTGATCAATTAATTTATCGGATTAAAAATCCTAATTCACCAATTGGGATTACCAATATCTACTCGAAAGTACTTTGGGGAGATTCGACAAAGTTTAGCTAA
- a CDS encoding TetR/AcrR family transcriptional regulator, producing the protein MKSKKAKPAAFKSKQKLTEALIFLMERKDYTEITVAEIADKADRVRRTFYSHFSSKEEVLAVYIDHIIEEHIQSYLELADHSQLTIAEIYFKLWAKHLDFVLLLKNNNLLILLKGFEKYIAELDKAFAAFNCLGLSQQAAEYAPKFYAGALWGTLDKWIEKGMKESPAELGELFSELIGW; encoded by the coding sequence ATGAAAAGTAAAAAGGCAAAGCCAGCTGCTTTTAAATCTAAACAGAAATTGACTGAAGCTTTAATTTTTTTAATGGAGAGAAAAGATTATACAGAGATTACAGTAGCAGAAATTGCCGACAAAGCAGATAGAGTTAGAAGAACTTTCTATTCTCATTTTAGTAGTAAAGAAGAAGTTTTAGCAGTTTATATTGACCATATAATTGAAGAACATATTCAATCTTATCTAGAGCTGGCTGATCATTCTCAACTAACAATAGCCGAAATATATTTTAAATTATGGGCCAAACATTTAGATTTTGTACTCTTGTTAAAAAATAATAATTTATTAATTTTGTTAAAAGGATTTGAAAAATATATAGCCGAATTAGATAAGGCTTTTGCTGCTTTTAACTGTTTAGGTTTAAGTCAACAGGCAGCAGAATACGCACCTAAATTTTACGCTGGTGCTTTATGGGGTACTTTAGATAAATGGATTGAAAAGGGGATGAAAGAATCTCCAGCCGAGCTCGGTGAATTATTTAGTGAGCTAATTGGCTGGTAA
- a CDS encoding nitroreductase family protein, which produces MMQIDQEKCIGCAKCITDCLVRDIVMEDGKARIKNESCFKCGHCIAICPADAVSSTEYEMDEVKEYKAEKFEVPAENLLNFIKFRRTIRQFKDQKVEKDKIKKIIEAGRFTPTGSNQQDVAFTVIENEIEQFRKLILENLNEKGKEILDNLSPKTQKFKKYAEMWIKMYQDFQNKNLENDLLFFNAPLIIVVSANSTVNGALASANMELMANALDLGALFSGFTIRGAKGKDNLRKFLKIKENKEIVTTLVLGYPDVNYLRTVPRKEADISWL; this is translated from the coding sequence ATGATGCAAATTGATCAAGAAAAATGTATTGGCTGTGCTAAGTGTATAACTGACTGTTTAGTTAGAGATATCGTGATGGAGGACGGTAAAGCCCGTATTAAAAATGAGAGTTGTTTTAAATGCGGCCACTGTATTGCAATTTGCCCTGCAGATGCGGTAAGTTCGACAGAATATGAGATGGATGAGGTAAAAGAATATAAGGCCGAAAAATTTGAAGTTCCAGCTGAAAATTTACTTAATTTTATTAAATTTAGAAGAACTATCAGACAATTTAAAGATCAAAAAGTAGAAAAAGATAAGATCAAAAAAATTATTGAAGCAGGACGATTTACACCAACTGGTAGTAATCAACAAGATGTTGCTTTTACTGTAATCGAAAATGAAATTGAGCAATTTAGAAAATTGATTTTGGAAAATCTAAATGAAAAAGGAAAAGAAATACTGGATAATTTAAGTCCCAAAACTCAAAAATTTAAAAAATATGCTGAAATGTGGATTAAAATGTATCAAGACTTCCAAAATAAAAATCTAGAAAACGATCTCTTGTTTTTCAATGCTCCTCTAATAATAGTTGTTTCAGCTAATTCTACTGTTAATGGAGCCCTTGCTTCTGCCAATATGGAATTAATGGCAAATGCCCTTGATTTAGGAGCTCTTTTTAGCGGCTTTACCATCAGAGGAGCTAAAGGCAAAGATAATCTAAGAAAGTTTTTAAAAATAAAAGAAAATAAAGAAATAGTAACAACTTTAGTGTTAGGTTACCCTGATGTTAATTACTTAAGAACTGTTCCCAGAAAAGAAGCTGATATTAGCTGGCTTTAA
- the cls gene encoding cardiolipin synthase, translating to MNFLSSLPSLVIVLNLIFIILLIFFERKDPTTTWAWLLILTLIPVLGFILYLFFGLTPKKHKIYQRKQETDESGQYRKKYFETNFKEQKKTFGHLEQSIIRLGFHNEIPAAIGYNQLKIYSSGQEKFKDLFQDLKEAKDFIHVNYYIINDDQLGNKFMRILSQKAAEGLEVRLIYDKIGSKNLSRYSIFNLEDSGAEVAPFAPFVLDINYRNHRKNVIIDGQIGYLGGINVGDEYLGRSDKFGQWRDTHLKLEGESVDSLQYRFLLDWNFAAGTNLLEAEKYFPPKKTKGDSALQIISSGPDSREEEIKAMFLKMIYEAEKKIYIQTPYFIPDQSILEALKMAARSGVEVKIMIPDRGDHPFVYAANNSFVGQLLAAGARCYRYTAGFLHSKTICIDGRVLSIGTTNMDVRSFKLNFELNAFIYDREKAQLHDEIFLNDLKKSREITKAEFESRGWTMKLRESISRLLSPIL from the coding sequence ATGAATTTTTTATCATCTTTACCTTCATTAGTAATAGTTTTAAATCTAATTTTTATTATTTTATTAATATTTTTTGAAAGAAAAGACCCCACCACAACTTGGGCTTGGCTTTTAATTTTGACTTTAATTCCTGTTTTGGGCTTTATTTTATATTTGTTTTTTGGTTTAACTCCTAAAAAGCACAAAATTTATCAGCGTAAACAAGAAACAGATGAGTCGGGCCAATATAGAAAAAAATATTTTGAAACGAATTTTAAAGAACAGAAAAAAACTTTTGGCCATTTAGAACAAAGCATAATTAGACTTGGTTTTCACAATGAGATACCTGCAGCTATTGGCTATAATCAGCTGAAAATATATAGCAGTGGACAGGAAAAATTTAAAGATTTATTTCAAGATTTAAAAGAAGCTAAAGATTTTATTCATGTGAATTATTATATAATTAATGATGATCAATTAGGAAATAAATTTATGCGAATTTTAAGTCAAAAAGCAGCTGAAGGACTTGAAGTTAGGTTAATCTATGATAAAATTGGTTCTAAAAATCTTTCCCGTTATTCTATTTTTAATTTAGAAGATTCGGGAGCAGAGGTTGCTCCTTTTGCGCCTTTTGTTTTAGATATTAATTATCGAAATCACCGCAAAAATGTAATTATTGATGGTCAAATAGGTTATTTAGGTGGAATTAATGTTGGGGATGAATATCTAGGTAGGTCAGATAAATTTGGGCAGTGGCGGGATACTCACTTAAAATTAGAAGGAGAAAGTGTTGATAGTTTGCAGTATAGATTCTTATTAGATTGGAATTTTGCTGCAGGGACTAATTTATTAGAAGCAGAAAAATATTTTCCTCCCAAAAAAACTAAGGGAGATTCGGCACTCCAGATTATAAGTAGTGGACCTGATTCTAGAGAAGAAGAAATAAAAGCAATGTTTTTAAAGATGATTTATGAAGCTGAAAAGAAAATTTATATTCAGACACCTTATTTTATTCCAGATCAGTCAATACTGGAAGCGCTGAAAATGGCAGCTAGGTCTGGAGTTGAAGTCAAGATAATGATTCCTGACCGGGGAGATCATCCCTTTGTTTATGCAGCTAATAATTCTTTTGTCGGACAACTTTTAGCAGCAGGTGCTCGCTGCTATCGTTATACTGCTGGTTTTTTACATAGCAAGACAATCTGTATCGACGGTCGTGTTTTATCAATTGGAACCACAAATATGGATGTTCGCAGTTTTAAATTAAATTTTGAATTAAATGCTTTTATTTATGATCGAGAAAAAGCTCAATTACATGATGAAATTTTTTTAAATGATCTCAAAAAGTCTAGAGAAATAACTAAGGCGGAATTTGAGAGCAGAGGTTGGACAATGAAACTTAGAGAATCTATTTCACGACTGCTCTCCCCAATCCTATAA